Below is a window of Impatiens glandulifera chromosome 2, dImpGla2.1, whole genome shotgun sequence DNA.
ttctcaACGCCTGTTTCTTCATATAATCTTGtcctttttctcttctatatatatatacatcataCATAACccttaataatatttaagaCTAGCTAGCTAGCTGTAATATCATGGCAGTTCATCCATGCTTCCCGACCATTGAGAATTGCTCCTCCGTTGACCGCCATAACCAGACGGTGGTGGCCGACATGGATGGAACTCTTCTCCGCGGCCGCAGCTCCTTCCCTTATTTCGCCATCGTTTCATTCGAAACAGGGGGTCCTCTCCGCCTCTTCTTCTACCTACTCTGCTCCCCACTCGCCGGAATACTCTATTACTTCGTCTCTGAGTCCGCCGGCATTCAGGTCCTAATCTTCGCTGCCTTCGCCGGAGCCAAGTAAGTCCTCCTCCTCCTGCACTgcatctttctttctttctttattttctattaGTAAAAGATCTCTCTGCCTGCAGGTTGTCCAACATTGAGTCTGTGGCACGTGCGGTGCTTCCCAAGTTTTACTCAGACGACGTCCACCCGGAATCATGGCGAGTTTTCTCAGCATGCGGTCGCCGAGTGGTGCTCACTGCCAACCCGAGGATAATGGTGGAGCCATTTCTCAAGGAGTTTCTAGGAGTCAACAAGGTTTTAGGAACCGAGATCGGAGTTTATAAGGGACGAGCAACAGGTTTCGTTAACAAAAGTGGAGTGCTCGTCGGAAACAACAAGGCGAATGTTCTCAAAAAGACCTTCGGAGATGAGCTACCTCAGATCGGGCTCGGTGACCGACACACAGATTTCCCATTCATGTCACTGTGCAAGGTACTtgtaacataattatatattgattgaGCATGCATATGTTCAGAATGtgaataacattaaaatattgttttttaggAAGGCTACGTGATTCCAGCAAAACCGACAGTGAAGGCGGTTTCCAGCGACAAGCTATTAAAGCCCGTTATATTCCATGACGGCCGCCTCGTTCAGAAGCCATCTCCGTTCGATGCCCTGCTAATCGTCTTATGGTTTCCTGTTGGCTTCATCCTAGCATGCCTTCGTATGGCTGCAGGCTCACTACTTCCCATGTCTCTCGTTTATTATGCCTTCTGGGCGTTGGGCGTTCGCGTTTATGTCAAGGGATCACCTCCCCCACCCCCGGAGAAGTCCTCCGGCGAAAAGACTGGTCGATCTGGAGTTCTATTCGTATGCTCCCATAGGACTCTGCTCGACCCCATATTCCTCTCCACCGCCCTCGGCCGTGCCATACCTGCAGTCACTTATTCCGTTTCCAGGCTGTCGGAGATCATTTCCCCAATCAAAACAGTCAGGCTATCACGTGACCGCGTTGCTGACGCGGCCATGATCAAGAAGCTTCTAGAACAAGGTGACTTAGCCATATGTCCGGAGGGAACCACCTGTCGAGAACCCTTCCTCCTCCGGTTTTCCGCTTTGTTCGCAGAACTGACCGACCAGCTGGTGCCTGTAGCAATGGTGAACCGGATGAGCATGTTCCACGGGACAACAGCCAGGGGTTGGAAAGGGATGGACCCATTTTACTTTTTCATGAATCCTAGACCTGTATATGAGGTTACCTTCCTCCCAAGGCTTCCCAAGGAGATGACATGTGGATTCGGAGGAAAACAGAGCCATGAAGTTGCTAACTACATACAGGGAGTGCTATCTTCCTGTCTTTCATACCAGTGCACTTCCTTTACCAGGAAAGACAAGTACAGAGCTCTCGCCGGAAATGATGGGATCGTGGCTTCCTCGGAGTCAGTCAAGGAGAAGAACACTCAATTCAATCACAAGGATAATACTAAAGTAATGGGATGCTGACCCTTCTTTATATATCTACCTAAAACCCAACCCATTGTTGTTTCAGATATTTCTACGCTATATTAATTcacaaagagaaagaagaaataaaGATAGAAGATAttgttgaataaaaaatatctatatctatatactTTTACatttctgtaaaaaaaaaaaaaaaaaaaaaaaggtatttTGTCTTTAAAATCGGATCGGAAGTCTAGAAGGATTCTTCTGTCTGTAGGAGTTGCTGATAATTTCCATAGTCAAGCCCATTCAATCTCACGCAACATAAGACTTGCTCAGGCAATTCTTCCCCTTTGTTCCCCTGTTTTGTGGCCATTGACATTGTCAGTTCAAATTTCcattaagaaaattaaaggTATTCTGATTTGAATAAGGGGATTTTGGTGATATGCAATATTGAAATAATCCCAGATCAAACTAAGGCCGATATATAGTTAAAGTAAAGAGTTTCACTTGCCTGAATGGTGAGGCCAAAGTCCAAGATACAGATCTTTAATCTATCTAGGAATACTTC
It encodes the following:
- the LOC124925144 gene encoding glycerol-3-phosphate acyltransferase RAM2-like, producing MAVHPCFPTIENCSSVDRHNQTVVADMDGTLLRGRSSFPYFAIVSFETGGPLRLFFYLLCSPLAGILYYFVSESAGIQVLIFAAFAGAKLSNIESVARAVLPKFYSDDVHPESWRVFSACGRRVVLTANPRIMVEPFLKEFLGVNKVLGTEIGVYKGRATGFVNKSGVLVGNNKANVLKKTFGDELPQIGLGDRHTDFPFMSLCKEGYVIPAKPTVKAVSSDKLLKPVIFHDGRLVQKPSPFDALLIVLWFPVGFILACLRMAAGSLLPMSLVYYAFWALGVRVYVKGSPPPPPEKSSGEKTGRSGVLFVCSHRTLLDPIFLSTALGRAIPAVTYSVSRLSEIISPIKTVRLSRDRVADAAMIKKLLEQGDLAICPEGTTCREPFLLRFSALFAELTDQLVPVAMVNRMSMFHGTTARGWKGMDPFYFFMNPRPVYEVTFLPRLPKEMTCGFGGKQSHEVANYIQGVLSSCLSYQCTSFTRKDKYRALAGNDGIVASSESVKEKNTQFNHKDNTKVMGC